One window of Aggregicoccus sp. 17bor-14 genomic DNA carries:
- a CDS encoding trypsin-like peptidase domain-containing protein, translating into MRAVGVAALACVLAQPALASRSSSSAQQHRLWVEAQGRTLHQQRSSLAEVARKAMPAVVSITTRTAAPEGATAGAEDEPQKGIGSGFIIHPDGYILTSAHVVAGADSVSISVLNARGEAEEYEAAVVGEDERTDFALLKIDAPRKLPVLKLATAERVQVADWIVVIGNPFGLAHSVTVGVVSYKGRTDITPNGHDADFDYLQTDASINPGNSGGPVLDLQGEVVAIANAVNVTGQGIGFAIPIDIAKAVLPQLKEHGRVRRGWLGISVADWSPELADSLNLSRRQHGIVVTDVVAGSPADEAGLRVGDLISGLDGKPLSRAHALRWAMSTRQEGHSVGLHVRRDTKRFAVRVRLGNPPPEVPSPSQVAQAKGTPPAAPPSTLGASVEDLLAEADPGTHSNPLGAFIRSVQPDSVLGRAGLTPGDVVFQVNAADVSGRDELVGKLDALGPGSPVALTVRRGGKTLDLAFKKP; encoded by the coding sequence GTGAGAGCCGTGGGAGTGGCGGCGCTGGCGTGTGTGCTGGCGCAGCCGGCCCTGGCGTCGCGTAGCAGCAGCAGCGCCCAGCAGCACCGGTTGTGGGTGGAGGCGCAGGGACGCACGCTGCACCAGCAGCGCTCGAGCCTCGCCGAGGTCGCGCGCAAGGCGATGCCCGCGGTCGTCTCCATCACCACCCGCACGGCGGCGCCCGAGGGCGCCACGGCGGGCGCCGAGGACGAGCCCCAGAAGGGCATCGGCTCCGGCTTCATCATCCACCCGGACGGCTACATCCTCACCAGCGCCCACGTGGTCGCGGGCGCGGACTCGGTGAGCATCAGCGTGCTCAACGCGCGCGGCGAGGCCGAGGAGTACGAGGCCGCCGTCGTCGGCGAGGACGAGCGCACGGACTTCGCGCTGCTGAAGATCGACGCCCCGCGCAAGCTCCCCGTGCTCAAGCTCGCGACTGCCGAGCGCGTGCAGGTGGCCGACTGGATCGTCGTCATCGGCAACCCCTTCGGGCTCGCGCACTCCGTCACCGTGGGCGTGGTCAGCTACAAGGGCCGCACCGACATCACGCCCAACGGCCACGACGCGGACTTCGACTACCTGCAGACGGACGCGTCCATCAACCCGGGCAACTCGGGTGGGCCCGTGCTGGACCTGCAGGGCGAGGTGGTGGCCATCGCCAACGCGGTCAACGTGACCGGCCAGGGCATCGGCTTCGCCATCCCCATCGACATCGCGAAGGCGGTGCTCCCGCAGCTCAAGGAGCACGGGCGCGTGCGCCGCGGCTGGCTGGGCATCTCGGTGGCCGACTGGTCTCCGGAACTCGCGGACAGCCTCAACCTCTCGCGCCGCCAGCACGGCATCGTCGTCACCGACGTGGTCGCGGGCAGCCCCGCGGACGAGGCGGGCCTGCGCGTGGGAGACCTCATCAGCGGCCTGGACGGCAAGCCCCTCTCGCGCGCCCACGCGCTGCGCTGGGCCATGTCCACGCGCCAGGAGGGCCACAGCGTGGGGCTCCACGTCCGCCGCGACACGAAGCGCTTCGCCGTGCGCGTGCGTCTCGGGAACCCGCCTCCCGAGGTCCCCTCCCCCTCCCAGGTCGCCCAGGCCAAGGGCACCCCGCCCGCCGCGCCCCCGAGCACCCTCGGCGCGAGCGTGGAGGACCTGCTCGCCGAGGCCGACCCCGGCACGCACTCGAACCCGCTGGGCGCCTTCATCCGCTCGGTGCAGCCGGACAGCGTGCTGGGCCGCGCGGGGCTGACGCCCGGGGATGTCGTCTTCCAGGTGAATGCCGCGGACGTGAGTGGCCGGGACGAGCTGGTGGGCAAGCTGGACGCCCTGGGGCCGGGCAGCCCCGTGGCCCTCACCGTGCGCCGGGGCGGCAAGACCCTGGACCTCGCCTTCAAGAAGCCCTGA
- a CDS encoding RNA methyltransferase codes for MSLAANIRVVLHQTQSPDNLGSVARGMANFELSRLLLSQPGTFDIEDALKLGVKGEGVLDALQVVDSIPAALEGCVWACGTTSRIPLEGRTVLTPEEAVAKLVQQAQRGPVALVLGGEKRGLSNEELDFCPDILAIRTGSTQPSMNLAQAATVLFYLLSRELARVEGEAPIVQEVPPGARMGTVHALGNLMLQTLLTAGFLNPQEPEYVLRELELSLLRAQLTQREAELWLNAWKHVARAMKRRPESK; via the coding sequence ATGTCTCTGGCCGCCAACATCCGCGTCGTCCTCCACCAGACGCAGTCGCCCGACAACCTCGGGTCGGTGGCGCGCGGGATGGCGAACTTCGAGCTCAGCCGCCTGCTGCTCTCCCAGCCAGGCACCTTCGACATCGAGGACGCGCTGAAGCTGGGCGTGAAGGGCGAGGGGGTGCTGGACGCGCTGCAGGTGGTGGACAGCATCCCGGCGGCCCTCGAGGGCTGCGTGTGGGCCTGCGGCACCACCTCGCGCATCCCGCTCGAGGGGCGCACGGTGCTCACCCCCGAGGAGGCGGTGGCGAAGCTGGTGCAGCAGGCCCAGCGAGGCCCCGTGGCGCTGGTGCTGGGAGGGGAGAAGCGCGGCCTCTCCAACGAGGAGCTCGACTTCTGCCCGGACATCCTCGCCATCCGCACCGGCTCGACGCAGCCGTCGATGAACCTCGCGCAGGCGGCGACGGTGCTCTTCTACCTGCTGTCTCGCGAGCTCGCGCGCGTGGAGGGGGAAGCGCCCATCGTGCAGGAGGTGCCGCCCGGAGCGCGCATGGGCACGGTGCACGCGCTGGGAAACCTCATGCTCCAGACGCTGCTCACGGCGGGCTTCCTGAACCCGCAGGAGCCCGAGTACGTGCTGCGCGAGCTGGAGCTGAGCCTGCTGCGCGCGCAGCTCACCCAGCGCGAGGCGGAGCTGTGGCTCAACGCGTGGAAGCACGTCGCGCGCGCGATGAAGCGGCGGCCCGAGTCCAAATGA
- a CDS encoding phosphoribosylaminoimidazolesuccinocarboxamide synthase: MNHTALLAQQLPFTLRQTDLPGLGTKYQGKVRDTYRQGDRLTLVTSDRLSAFDHVLTTLPFKGEVLNRLAHFWFERTKHIVPNHVLDMPDPNVIVARACEPFAVEVVIRGYLTGSLWRDFEKSTHTAYGVPFPEGMKKDQAFPAPIITPSTKAELGKHDEPISEAEILSRGLASPRDWARITEAARGLFAEGQAWARKQGLILVDTKYEFGKVGDTLYVIDEMHTPDSSRYWVADEYEERFKKGEPQKMLDKENLRQWLIKERNFMGHGPLPEIPDAVRVDLAEKYLAAYARITGAELSLQPGDVHSRLTQNLKARGYLK, encoded by the coding sequence GTGAACCACACCGCTCTCCTCGCGCAGCAGCTGCCCTTCACCCTGCGGCAGACCGACCTGCCTGGCCTCGGCACGAAGTACCAGGGCAAGGTGCGCGACACGTACCGCCAGGGCGACCGGCTCACGCTCGTCACCAGTGACAGGCTCTCTGCCTTCGATCACGTGCTGACCACCCTCCCCTTCAAGGGCGAGGTGCTCAACCGGCTCGCGCACTTCTGGTTCGAGCGCACGAAGCACATCGTGCCCAACCACGTGCTGGACATGCCGGACCCCAACGTCATCGTCGCGCGCGCCTGCGAGCCCTTCGCGGTCGAGGTCGTGATCCGCGGCTACCTCACCGGCAGCCTCTGGCGCGACTTCGAGAAGAGCACGCACACCGCCTACGGCGTCCCCTTCCCGGAAGGGATGAAGAAGGACCAGGCCTTCCCCGCCCCCATCATCACCCCGTCCACCAAGGCGGAGCTGGGCAAGCACGACGAGCCCATCAGCGAGGCGGAGATCCTCTCGCGCGGGCTCGCGAGCCCGCGCGACTGGGCGCGCATCACCGAGGCCGCGCGCGGGCTGTTCGCGGAAGGGCAGGCCTGGGCGCGCAAGCAGGGCCTCATCCTCGTGGACACCAAGTACGAGTTCGGGAAGGTGGGCGACACCCTCTACGTCATCGACGAGATGCACACGCCGGACTCGAGCCGCTACTGGGTCGCGGACGAGTACGAGGAGCGCTTCAAGAAGGGCGAGCCGCAGAAGATGCTCGACAAAGAGAACCTGCGGCAGTGGCTCATCAAGGAGCGCAACTTCATGGGCCACGGCCCCCTGCCGGAGATTCCCGACGCGGTGCGCGTGGACCTCGCGGAGAAGTACCTCGCGGCCTACGCGCGCATCACGGGCGCGGAGCTGAGCCTGCAGCCGGGGGATGTGCACAGCCGGCTCACGCAAAACCTCAAGGCCAGGGGCTACCTGAAGTAG
- a CDS encoding CFI-box-CTERM domain-containing protein: protein MQPQELIQAAQARSAAIDVPRSPPALEAALERLRAEAAALYAKIPEPPLYRRSSEDPARKAAEGLLPEVERVLAQGLALVRVPEAQAQAMPHLEALEAHGAALCHTAAGRLEQAEVQWRRAQELERAAHKTRALLSRGGELPPVFDKSSGRSRFDPHTNPVVRVKLVCPNTGCKRIDEFGFSPLHPTHQFTCPHCRQPFVGFFGELTGLEVEEKRSSRRYLFTVKEVGSGGAARVDFEEASGQQFPAARNDLLVFLYTEKRELKAVVNLTTSRVMWMSPASSCFVATVAFGEGAPELVAFRAFRDDVLRKHAAGRLFIRGYYELGPGVAEWVRARPRVRGAVRWGLGRVHQGLKAREERRRDE, encoded by the coding sequence TTGCAGCCCCAAGAGCTCATCCAGGCCGCCCAGGCCCGCTCCGCCGCCATCGACGTGCCCCGCTCGCCCCCAGCGCTCGAGGCCGCGCTCGAGCGGCTGCGCGCCGAGGCCGCCGCGCTGTACGCGAAGATCCCCGAGCCCCCGCTCTACCGCCGCTCCTCCGAGGACCCCGCGCGCAAGGCCGCAGAGGGCCTGCTGCCCGAGGTGGAGCGCGTGCTCGCCCAGGGCCTCGCGCTCGTGCGCGTGCCCGAGGCGCAGGCCCAGGCGATGCCGCACCTGGAGGCCCTGGAAGCGCACGGGGCCGCGCTGTGCCACACGGCCGCGGGGAGGCTCGAGCAGGCCGAGGTGCAGTGGCGGCGCGCGCAGGAGCTCGAGCGCGCGGCGCACAAGACGCGTGCGCTGCTCTCTCGCGGCGGAGAGCTGCCGCCCGTGTTCGACAAGAGCTCGGGGCGCTCGCGCTTCGATCCGCACACGAACCCCGTGGTCCGCGTGAAGCTCGTGTGCCCGAACACCGGGTGCAAGCGCATCGACGAGTTCGGCTTCTCCCCGCTGCACCCCACGCACCAGTTCACCTGCCCGCACTGCCGGCAGCCCTTCGTCGGCTTCTTCGGCGAGCTCACCGGCCTGGAGGTGGAGGAGAAGCGCAGCTCGCGGCGCTACCTCTTCACCGTGAAGGAGGTGGGAAGTGGGGGCGCGGCCCGCGTCGACTTCGAGGAGGCCAGCGGCCAGCAGTTCCCCGCGGCACGGAATGACTTGCTCGTGTTCCTGTACACGGAGAAGCGCGAGCTGAAGGCCGTGGTGAACCTGACCACCAGCCGCGTGATGTGGATGTCACCGGCGTCGAGCTGCTTCGTAGCAACTGTTGCGTTCGGCGAGGGCGCACCGGAGCTGGTGGCCTTCCGCGCGTTTCGCGACGACGTGCTCCGGAAGCACGCGGCGGGGCGGCTGTTCATCCGGGGGTATTACGAGCTCGGCCCCGGGGTGGCGGAGTGGGTGCGGGCGCGGCCGCGGGTGCGCGGCGCGGTGCGGTGGGGACTGGGCCGGGTGCACCAGGGATTGAAGGCACGAGAGGAGCGGCGACGTGACGAGTGA
- a CDS encoding vegetative protein → MAEAQKKTQTLKKWPRVAKASGKKVCSVDGCKRPYRAKSYCFFHYKKWRQGELPHSRYRTCSKAECRNKVSKGGLCEKHYAETYKKDAA, encoded by the coding sequence GTGGCCGAGGCCCAGAAGAAGACCCAGACCCTGAAGAAGTGGCCGCGCGTCGCGAAGGCGAGCGGCAAGAAGGTGTGCAGCGTGGACGGCTGCAAGCGTCCCTACCGCGCGAAGTCCTACTGCTTCTTCCACTACAAGAAGTGGCGCCAGGGCGAGCTGCCCCACAGCCGCTACCGCACCTGCTCCAAGGCGGAGTGCCGCAACAAGGTGTCCAAGGGCGGCCTGTGCGAGAAGCACTACGCCGAGACCTACAAGAAGGACGCGGCCTAA
- a CDS encoding TlpA family protein disulfide reductase, with translation MTSEAVGSPPPAPKGRGGKIIWWVVGLVLVVGMVSLAMMEANKVGAVPPQASAAPALQLRRHGGGTMALSDLKGQVVMLDFWATWCPPCKAEMPTLIKLAREYEAQGLAFVAVSQDEDDVAEELVGHYLRSERPELAPYIVYGGDAIAQEFKVEALPTLYFLDRDGKVLNVHRGMMDEDEMRRNIETALKKQ, from the coding sequence GTGACGAGTGAGGCTGTGGGCAGTCCGCCCCCGGCGCCCAAGGGGCGCGGCGGCAAGATCATCTGGTGGGTGGTGGGCCTGGTGCTGGTCGTGGGGATGGTGTCGCTCGCCATGATGGAGGCGAACAAGGTGGGGGCGGTGCCGCCGCAGGCGAGCGCCGCGCCCGCACTCCAGCTGCGCCGCCACGGCGGTGGGACCATGGCCCTGTCCGATCTGAAGGGCCAGGTGGTGATGCTCGACTTCTGGGCGACGTGGTGCCCGCCGTGCAAGGCGGAGATGCCTACGCTCATCAAGCTCGCGCGCGAGTACGAGGCCCAGGGGCTCGCCTTCGTCGCCGTGAGCCAGGACGAGGACGACGTCGCCGAGGAGCTCGTCGGGCACTACCTGCGCAGCGAGCGGCCCGAGCTCGCCCCGTACATCGTGTACGGCGGCGATGCGATCGCGCAGGAGTTCAAGGTGGAGGCGCTGCCCACGCTCTACTTCCTCGACCGCGACGGCAAGGTGCTCAACGTCCACCGCGGGATGATGGACGAGGACGAGATGCGCCGGAACATCGAGACCGCGCTGAAGAAGCAGTAG
- the purB gene encoding adenylosuccinate lyase, translated as MIPRYSRQEMTQLWTDVARLRRWRDVELAALEAMVDAGLAPKEALADCTARAGDFSEADARRIDEIERVTKHDVIAFLTFMEERVGPSARWLHLGMTSSDVLDTSLGMTLRDAADLILADLQRVKAAVEKRAHEHKNTVMMGRSHGIHAEPITFGHKMAVWYEELLRNEQRLERARDVVAVGMISGAVGTFAHLPPKVEEYVCKKLGLTPEPASTQIIQRDRHAEFFSALALLGASIEKFAVEIRHLQRTEVREVEEAFTPGQKGSSAMPHKRNPVLSENLTGLARLLRGYAVSALEDVALWHERDISHSSVERVIGPDATILMDFMLQRFAGLVENMRVYPENMQRNVDLLGGVVNSQRILLELARKGMDRQAAYVIVQRNAMRMYEEGVSFKQALLADPDLARMMSTAEIEDCFSSGYHTKHMDDIFARVFGKK; from the coding sequence GTGATTCCTCGCTACAGCCGTCAGGAGATGACCCAGCTCTGGACCGACGTCGCGCGCCTGCGGCGCTGGCGCGACGTGGAGCTCGCCGCGCTCGAGGCGATGGTGGACGCAGGGCTCGCCCCCAAGGAGGCGCTCGCCGACTGCACCGCGCGCGCCGGGGACTTCAGCGAGGCGGACGCGCGGCGCATCGACGAGATCGAGCGCGTGACGAAGCACGACGTCATCGCCTTCCTCACCTTCATGGAGGAGCGCGTGGGGCCCAGCGCGCGCTGGCTGCACCTGGGCATGACGTCCTCGGACGTGCTGGACACCTCGCTGGGCATGACGCTGCGGGACGCGGCGGACCTGATTCTCGCGGACCTGCAGCGGGTGAAGGCCGCGGTGGAGAAGCGCGCCCACGAGCACAAGAACACCGTGATGATGGGCCGCAGCCACGGCATCCACGCGGAGCCCATCACCTTCGGGCACAAGATGGCGGTCTGGTACGAGGAGCTGCTGCGCAACGAGCAGCGCCTCGAGCGCGCGCGCGACGTGGTGGCCGTGGGGATGATCTCCGGCGCGGTGGGCACCTTCGCGCACCTGCCTCCGAAGGTGGAGGAGTACGTGTGCAAGAAGCTCGGCCTCACGCCCGAGCCGGCCTCCACCCAGATCATCCAGCGCGATCGGCACGCGGAGTTCTTCAGCGCGCTCGCGCTCCTGGGCGCGAGCATCGAGAAGTTCGCGGTGGAGATCCGCCACCTGCAGCGCACCGAGGTGCGCGAGGTGGAGGAGGCCTTCACCCCCGGGCAGAAGGGCAGCAGCGCCATGCCCCACAAGCGCAACCCCGTGCTGAGCGAGAACCTCACGGGGCTCGCGCGCCTGCTGCGCGGCTACGCGGTGAGCGCGCTGGAGGACGTGGCCCTGTGGCACGAGCGCGACATCTCGCACTCCAGCGTGGAGCGCGTCATCGGCCCGGACGCGACCATCCTCATGGACTTCATGCTCCAGCGCTTCGCGGGGCTCGTGGAGAACATGCGCGTGTACCCCGAGAACATGCAGCGCAACGTGGACCTGCTCGGAGGCGTGGTGAACAGCCAGCGCATCCTGCTCGAGCTCGCGCGCAAGGGGATGGACCGCCAGGCGGCGTACGTCATCGTCCAGCGCAACGCGATGCGCATGTACGAGGAGGGCGTCAGCTTCAAGCAGGCCCTGCTCGCGGACCCGGATCTCGCGCGGATGATGAGCACCGCGGAGATCGAGGACTGCTTCAGCTCCGGCTACCACACCAAGCACATGGACGACATCTTCGCCCGCGTGTTCGGCAAGAAGTAG
- a CDS encoding SUMF1/EgtB/PvdO family nonheme iron enzyme: MSPADLAASEAVTAPVVFAKEPPASAPGRPLPLVAQFPQAAGAAGGPPLLEPAPENATYQLHSSMLPPSLGPSDDGAVTEMLPAFALPFQFSKPEAPAKPLPRPEPPGPPLSERLGVRRPAPRLATPPRLRPRRPSVELPPLFANQLPRNWRKKPAKSPAAAPEASSFFASQAEPERTSVPLVVLAVAGLVLGLGGGYWLMQGRREPEVPAPAAAAAPTPVPAKPAPPAPARPAAPAAPPTKVVRASLEGDDVEPASLVAAMKPKPGAPPLTVVRAEAHDGPGGAPLSALAVPASGSCPAGMRRVPGGTFAAGSPPEERGRGLDERALAPRTVAAFCIDEYEYPNRPGTAPAVTVSWEEAQRACGMLGKRLCAEDEWEKACKGPSGQRYPYGNAFDSEACNTEDAKGQPRTVAAAGRAARCRSGYGVADLSGNVAEWTATPLGADRVVKGGTFDRAEAAARCAARKNGAPAARSATVGFRCCADAL, from the coding sequence ATGAGCCCCGCGGACCTCGCCGCCTCCGAGGCTGTCACCGCGCCGGTGGTCTTCGCGAAGGAGCCGCCCGCGTCCGCGCCCGGCCGCCCGCTGCCGCTCGTCGCTCAGTTCCCCCAGGCCGCAGGAGCCGCGGGGGGCCCGCCGCTGCTCGAGCCCGCGCCCGAGAACGCGACCTACCAGCTGCACAGCTCGATGCTGCCGCCCTCGCTGGGGCCCTCGGATGACGGCGCGGTGACGGAGATGCTCCCGGCCTTCGCGCTGCCCTTCCAGTTCAGCAAGCCCGAGGCGCCCGCGAAGCCGCTGCCGCGTCCCGAGCCTCCCGGGCCGCCGCTCTCCGAGCGCCTCGGCGTGCGCCGTCCCGCGCCGCGCCTCGCCACGCCTCCGCGCCTGCGGCCGCGCCGGCCCTCCGTGGAGCTGCCGCCGCTCTTCGCGAACCAGCTGCCGCGCAACTGGCGCAAGAAGCCGGCGAAGTCGCCCGCCGCGGCCCCCGAGGCCTCGTCGTTCTTCGCGAGCCAGGCCGAGCCCGAGCGCACGTCCGTGCCGCTGGTGGTCCTCGCCGTCGCGGGCCTCGTGCTGGGCCTGGGCGGCGGCTACTGGCTGATGCAGGGACGCCGCGAGCCCGAGGTTCCGGCGCCAGCCGCTGCTGCGGCCCCGACCCCCGTGCCGGCGAAGCCCGCGCCTCCCGCGCCGGCGAGGCCCGCAGCGCCCGCCGCCCCGCCCACCAAGGTGGTGCGCGCCTCGCTCGAGGGGGACGACGTGGAGCCGGCGAGCCTCGTCGCCGCAATGAAGCCCAAGCCCGGCGCGCCGCCGCTCACGGTGGTGCGCGCCGAGGCGCACGACGGCCCCGGGGGCGCGCCGCTCTCGGCGCTCGCGGTGCCGGCCTCGGGCAGCTGCCCCGCGGGGATGCGCCGGGTGCCGGGCGGAACCTTCGCCGCGGGCAGCCCGCCCGAGGAGCGCGGGCGTGGCCTCGACGAGCGCGCACTCGCCCCGCGCACGGTGGCCGCCTTCTGCATCGACGAGTACGAGTACCCGAATCGCCCCGGCACGGCCCCGGCCGTCACGGTGAGCTGGGAGGAGGCGCAGCGGGCCTGCGGCATGCTGGGCAAGCGGCTGTGCGCCGAGGACGAGTGGGAGAAGGCCTGCAAGGGACCCTCCGGCCAGCGCTACCCGTACGGCAATGCTTTCGACTCCGAGGCCTGCAACACCGAGGACGCGAAGGGCCAGCCGCGCACGGTCGCTGCGGCAGGCCGGGCGGCGCGCTGCCGCTCGGGGTACGGGGTGGCGGACCTCTCGGGGAACGTGGCGGAGTGGACGGCCACGCCGCTGGGCGCGGACCGGGTGGTGAAGGGCGGGACCTTCGACCGCGCGGAGGCGGCCGCCCGCTGCGCCGCGCGCAAGAACGGGGCGCCCGCGGCCCGCAGCGCCACGGTGGGCTTCCGCTGCTGCGCCGACGCCCTCTGA
- a CDS encoding OmpA family protein, with translation MRALPLAALLLAAAPPALAQDAAAQNPAFRRGFDAVPQKLTPAQDSGLALEGARSPGQGSYLGSLLFDYNDEILSLKLGDEKIGDLIPYRLDAHAMFAYQVLDRLELAVDLPFTLAQGDNFNLLEAQLPGFPGAAGVDSAGFGDVRVLPRLFLLNPESAPIGLALTTEVRLPTGTGDSFLGESGVLFAPRFAVERSIGPVRLIGNVGYRIRKDTQYLNLLVGDEFTLGGGGTVSLPSFWKFTEVKALAEMHLATPSSSPFNFKEADSLKTPWEVMGGVRAQVAGPWGVQLGVGKGVSTESGYGREAFRVFASLRYEVPGKDQDGDGIPDVRDACMGEPEDKDGYKDGDGCPDPDNDGDGVLDGVDKCPLVPGLAEYDGCPDADGDEIPDDEDHCPQEAGPPENDGCPEQEPQAVTVESDRIKINGNIQFETGSAKIQQQSYKLLDEVAVVLKANPTLGPVMIEGHTDNKGSRALNTSLSKRRARSVLEYLVSKGIAANRLRSEGYGFDRPVASNDTALGRAKNRRVDFKLVRDTVEGPERTVPADPTGRPDGSKEPEPTPNPQQGKSATPTPKEELPEPAPLTPAKPAAPVQAPAKPAAKPAAPAKKSATPAKKPAPAKAPAKPKAAAPAKAPATDGGVKQ, from the coding sequence GTGCGCGCTCTCCCCCTCGCAGCCCTCCTGCTCGCCGCAGCGCCCCCCGCGCTCGCTCAGGATGCGGCCGCACAGAACCCCGCCTTCCGCCGCGGCTTCGATGCCGTGCCCCAGAAGCTCACCCCCGCCCAGGACAGCGGCCTCGCGCTCGAGGGCGCGCGCTCGCCGGGACAGGGCAGCTACCTGGGCTCGCTGCTCTTCGACTACAACGACGAGATCCTCTCGCTGAAGCTGGGCGACGAGAAGATCGGGGACCTGATTCCCTATCGGCTCGATGCCCACGCGATGTTCGCGTACCAGGTGCTCGATAGGCTCGAGCTCGCGGTGGACCTGCCGTTCACGCTCGCGCAGGGGGACAACTTCAACCTGCTGGAGGCGCAGCTGCCCGGGTTCCCGGGGGCCGCGGGTGTGGACAGCGCGGGCTTCGGCGACGTGCGCGTGCTGCCGCGCCTCTTCCTGCTGAACCCCGAGAGCGCGCCCATCGGCCTCGCGCTCACCACCGAGGTCCGGCTGCCCACGGGCACGGGCGACAGCTTCCTCGGCGAGAGCGGCGTGCTCTTCGCCCCGCGCTTCGCGGTGGAGCGCTCGATTGGACCGGTGCGGCTCATCGGCAACGTGGGCTACCGCATCCGCAAGGACACGCAGTACCTGAACCTGCTCGTCGGGGATGAGTTCACCCTCGGCGGCGGCGGCACGGTGTCCCTGCCCAGCTTCTGGAAGTTCACCGAGGTGAAGGCGCTCGCCGAGATGCACCTGGCCACGCCGTCCTCGAGCCCCTTCAACTTCAAGGAGGCGGACTCGCTCAAGACCCCCTGGGAGGTCATGGGCGGCGTGCGCGCTCAGGTCGCGGGCCCCTGGGGCGTGCAGCTCGGCGTGGGCAAGGGCGTGAGCACCGAGAGCGGCTACGGACGCGAGGCGTTCCGCGTCTTCGCCTCGTTGCGCTACGAGGTCCCGGGCAAGGACCAGGACGGCGACGGCATCCCGGACGTGCGCGACGCCTGCATGGGCGAGCCCGAGGACAAGGACGGCTACAAGGACGGCGACGGCTGCCCCGACCCGGACAACGACGGCGACGGCGTGCTCGACGGCGTGGACAAGTGCCCCCTCGTGCCGGGCCTCGCCGAGTACGACGGCTGCCCGGACGCGGATGGCGACGAGATTCCCGACGACGAGGACCACTGCCCGCAGGAGGCGGGGCCGCCGGAGAACGACGGCTGCCCCGAGCAGGAGCCCCAGGCCGTGACGGTCGAGTCCGACCGCATCAAGATCAACGGCAACATCCAGTTCGAGACCGGCTCCGCGAAGATCCAGCAGCAGTCCTACAAGCTGCTCGACGAGGTCGCCGTGGTGCTCAAGGCGAACCCCACGCTGGGCCCCGTGATGATCGAGGGACACACGGACAACAAGGGCTCGCGCGCCCTCAACACGAGCCTGTCCAAGCGCCGCGCGCGCAGCGTGCTGGAGTACCTCGTGAGCAAGGGGATTGCCGCGAACCGGCTGCGCTCCGAGGGCTATGGGTTCGACCGTCCGGTGGCCTCGAACGACACCGCGCTCGGCCGCGCGAAGAACCGCCGCGTGGACTTCAAGCTCGTGCGCGACACGGTGGAGGGGCCGGAGCGCACGGTGCCTGCGGACCCCACGGGTCGTCCGGATGGGAGCAAGGAGCCCGAGCCGACGCCGAATCCCCAGCAGGGAAAGAGCGCGACGCCGACGCCGAAGGAGGAGCTGCCCGAGCCGGCGCCGCTGACGCCGGCGAAGCCCGCGGCGCCCGTGCAGGCTCCGGCGAAGCCGGCTGCGAAGCCTGCGGCTCCGGCGAAGAAGAGCGCCACGCCGGCGAAGAAGCCTGCTCCGGCCAAGGCGCCCGCGAAGCCGAAGGCCGCGGCGCCGGCGAAGGCTCCTGCGACCGATGGGGGCGTGAAGCAGTAG